In the genome of Chrysemys picta bellii isolate R12L10 chromosome 17, ASM1138683v2, whole genome shotgun sequence, one region contains:
- the LOC101952884 gene encoding proteolipid protein 2: protein MDSSGGTPGCMGQCTSFLRSHKGTVLALEIGLCIVILICYGASRTPGYTGVAIFEMVFSIVFFVIYTLGLNKQLAFVHWGWSDFIRALIGALLFLITSLIVVIGHRDGAGIAAGVFGLLAGILFAYDAYITFPTLRKTHTAAPTESPEGV, encoded by the exons ATGGACTCCTCTGGCGGCACCCCGGGGTGCATGGGGCAATGCACCAGCTTCCTCCGCTCCCACAAGGGCACCGTCCTGGCGCTGGAGATT GGCCTCTGTATTGTTATCCTGATCTGCTACGGTGCTTCTCGGACCCCTGGTTATACCGGTGTGGCCATCTTCGAGATGGTGTTTTCAATCGTCTTCTTCGTCATCTACACGCTAGGATTAAACAAGCAGTTGGCGTTTGTGCATTGGGGCTGGAGT GATTTCATCCGTGCTCTGATTGGTGCTCTGCTCTTCCTCATCACCTCCCTCATCGTCGTCATTGGCCACAGGGACGGCGCTGGCATCGCAGCTGGG GTCTTTGGGCTCCTGGCTGGCATCCTGTTTGCATATGATGCCTATATTACATTCCCCACCCTCCGGAAAACCCACACAGCTGCCCCCACTG AATCCCCGGAGGGTGTCTGA
- the LOC135976400 gene encoding LOW QUALITY PROTEIN: uncharacterized protein LOC135976400 (The sequence of the model RefSeq protein was modified relative to this genomic sequence to represent the inferred CDS: deleted 2 bases in 1 codon), giving the protein LPAPSPHSPPSPAPLAPTPPHIPPPPTPSRSFPHSPPSPAPLSPTPPHPSPPPLLAPSPHSPPSPAPLSPTPPHIPPPTPLSPTPSRSFPPQPSIPCPSISSPSPHPPPPLYPHPSPHPSSPCPSISHPPHIPPPPTPSAPSPHSPPSPAPLSPPPPHIPPTPLSPTPSPPLPTSLLPPPLLAPSPHSPPSPAPLAPTPPHIPPPPTPSRSFPPQPSIPCPSISHPPHIPPPPTPLSPPLPTSLLPPPLPAPSPHSPPSPAPLAPTPPHIPPPPTPSRSFPHSPPSPAPLAPTPPHIPPPPTPSRSFPHSPPSPAPLSPTPLSPTPSPAPLSPHPSPTPSPHKLQEGCGELSGVVFPGQAMATEEFKVQ; this is encoded by the exons cttcccgctccttccccccacagccctccatcccctgcccctctagcccccacccctccccacatccctcctccccccaccccttcccgctccttcccccacagccctccatcccctgcccctctatctcccacccct ccacatccctcccccccaccccttctcgctccttccccccacagccctccatcccctgcccctctatctcccacccctccccacatccctccccccacccctctatcccccaccccttcccgctccttccccccacagccctccatcccctgcccctctatctcctccccctccccacatccccccccacccctctatccccacccctccccacatccctcctccccctgcccctctatCTCTcaccctccccacatccctcctccccccaccccttccgctccttccccccacagccctccatcccctgcccctctatctcctccccctccccacatcccccccacccctctatcccccacccc atccccacccctccccacatccctcctccccccaccccttctcgctccttccccccacagccctccatcccctgcccctctagcccccacccctccccacatccctcctccccccaccccttctcgctccttccccccacagccctccatcccctgcccctctATCTCTcaccctccccacatccctcctccccccacccctctatccccacccctccccacatccctcctccccccaccccttcccgctccttccccccacagccctccatcccctgcccctctagcccccacccctccccacatccctcctccccccaccccttcccgctccttcccccacagccctccatcccctgcccctctagcccccacccctccccacatccctcctccccccaccccttctcgctccttcccccacagccctccatcccctgcccctctatctcccacccctctatccccca ctccatcccctgcccctctatccccccacccatcccccaccccttccccccaca AGCTGCAGGAGGGCTGCGGGGAGTTGAGTGGCGTGGTGTTTCCAGGCCAGGCCATGGCTACAGAGGAGTTCAAGGTGCAGTAG
- the LOC135976273 gene encoding LOW QUALITY PROTEIN: prickle planar cell polarity protein 3-like (The sequence of the model RefSeq protein was modified relative to this genomic sequence to represent the inferred CDS: inserted 1 base in 1 codon; deleted 2 bases in 2 codons), producing the protein MFTRGSRRRRSSRPPPEDADPDRGQPCHTCGDQCPXFLVHGWRKICQHCKCPREEHAVRAVPVDLERMMCRLISDFQRHSISDDDSGCASEEYAWVPPGLKPEQVYQFFSCLPEDKVPYVNSPGERYRIRQLLHQLPPHDSEAQYCSPLEEEEKKELKLFSQQRKRENLGRGTVRLFPVTITGAICEQCGKQIRGGDIAVFASRAGHGACWHPQCFQCTTCQELLVDLIYFYQEGKIYCGRHHAEHLKPRCQACDEIIFADECTEAEGRHWNMRHFCCFECEEALGGQRYVMRQSRPYCCRCYQALYAEYCDACGEPIGINQGQMTYEGQHWHATDTCFCCTRCRLPLLGKPFLPKGGQIFCSRGCSLGGDEASASDSCDSALHGPRPQDGRRAPLRRPPVARSISFASRPAPARGSDPGGRRSWSGTPGAEEGGEPAGCTSRGTSTCPRPPEEEEGGSTSHFHRGVPHRHSMPELGLAPAKGADWTSSSVSKLSVSPRLSLGPALEGGGAAAGEGGFPRGAAPRVSFREPLVAGEPGGSRSAQLHRRRPRARPCSSSDNALHLAGRRSLAGGSPRRSRAGGGGAWSIRPRRGPSPPATGAATSGAAAAPGTTPPPPLPPRTRRRKATSSGSPSPCLPTCGAGPAPLRPLRRDPPGREGEKGARGCGGLGTGAAWWPELTFEL; encoded by the exons ATGTTCACCCGGGGGTCTCGGCGCCGACGCTCCTCCCGCCCC CCGCCCGAAGATGCCGACCCCGACCGGGGGCAGCCGTGCCACACGTGTGGGGACCAGTGCC GCTTCCTGGTGCACGGATGGAG gaagaTCTGCCAGCACTGCAAGTGCCCTCGGGAGGAGCACGCAGTGCGGGCGGTGCCCGTCGACCTGGAGCGCATGATGTGCCGGCTCATCTCGGACTTCCAGCGCCACTCGATCTCCGACGACGACTCGGGCTGCGCCTCCGAGGAGTACGCCTGGGTGCCGCCCGGCCTCAAGCCGGAGCAG GTGTATCAGTTTTTCAGCTGCCTCCCTGAGGACAAGGTGCCCTATGTGAACAGTCCTGGAGAGCGGTACCGGATCCGCCAGCTCCTGCACCAGCTGCCCCCCCACGACAGCGAG GCTCAGTACTGCAGCcctctggaggaggaagagaagaaggagCTGAAGCTTTTCTCCCAGCAGCGGAAGCGGGAGAATCTCGGGCGGGGGACGGTCCGGCTGTTCCCGGTCACCATTACTGGTGCCATCTGTGAGCAG TGCGGGAAGCAGATCCGTGGCGGGGACATCGCGGTGTTTGCCAGCCGGGCGGGGCACGGGGCCTGCTGGCACCCCCAGTGCTTCCAGTGCACGACCTGCCAGGAGCTGCTGGTGGATCTCATCTACTTCTACCAGGAGGGGAAGATCTACTGCGGGCGGCACCACGCCGAGCACCTCAAACCCCGCTGCCAGGCCTGTGacgag ATCATCTTTGCCGACGAGTGCACGGAGGCCGAGGGCCGTCACTGG AACATGCGCCATTTCTGCTGCTTCGAGTGCGAGGAGGCGCTGGGC GGGCAGCGTTACGTCATGCGTCAGAGCCGCCCCTACTGCTGCCGCTGCTACCAGGCCCTCTACGCCGAGTACTGTGACGCCTGCGGGGAGCCCATCG GCATCAACCAGGGCCAGATGACCTACGAGGGCCAGCACTGGCACGCCACCGACACCTGCTTCTGCTGCACCCGCTGCCGGCTGCCACTGCTGGGCAAACCCTTCCTCCCCAAGGGGGGGCAGATCTTCTGCTCCCgcggctgcagcctggggggggaCGAGGCCAGCGCCTCGGACTCCTGCGACTCCGCCCTCCAcggcccccgcccccaggacgGGCGCCGGGCCCCCCTCCGCCGCCCGCCTGTCGCCCGCTCCATCTCCTTCGCcagccgccctgccccagcccggggctCGGACCCTGGCGGGCGGCGCAGCTGGAGCGGGACCCCcggggcggaggaggggggcgagCCGGCCGGATGCACCTCACGGGGCACCTCCACCTGCCCACGACCcccggaggaggaggaaggag gttCCACGTCCCATTTCCACCGCGGCGTCCCCCACCGACACTCCATGCCCGAGCTAGGCCTGGCCCCGGCAAAGGGGGCCGACTGGACCAGCAGCTCCGTCTCCAAGCTCTCGGTCTCCCCCCGGCTTAGCCTGGGGCCCGCcctggagggcgggggggcggcagcgggggagggaggcTTCCCCCGGGGTGCCGCCCCCCGAGTGAGCTTCCGCGAGCCCCTGGTGGCGGGCGAGCCGGGGGGGTCCCGCAGCGCCCAACTGCATCGGcgccggccccgcgcccggccctgctcctcctccgaCAACGCCCTGCAcctggcggggaggaggagcctgGCGGGGGGCTCCCCCCggaggagcagggccggggggggcggcgcttggtCTATTCGGCCTCGGAGGGGGCCTTCCCCCCCAGCCACCGGCGCCGCTACCTCCGGGGCCGCGGCGGCCCCTGGCacgactcctcctcctcctcttcctcctcggaCTCGGAGGAGGAAGGCTACTTCCTCGGGGAGCccatccccctgcctccccacctgCGGGGCGGGGCCAGCCCCCCTCCGGCCGCTGAGGCGGGACCCCcccggcagggagggggaaaaaggcgccagggGCTGCGGGGGGCTCGGGACAGGAGCTGCGTGGTGGCCTGAGTTGACCTTTGAACTTTGA